The sequence AAGGACATGCTAAGAAGGAAGCGTGCGTCAaacagagacctgcaggagtGGATGGTGATTAAAAGCCTGCTCTCCTCTGTGGAGTAGCCGATGGTGAGCTTCACCTGGCCCGCTGTGCTGCCGGTTTCACCAGGTCTGCAGACAGTGTAGAGAATAATGACACAAACCAGGAGGAAACGAACACGGCAGTATTTAAAGTAGAGGCTGTGACGTACACGGAGAATGCATTTCTCGGTCTGATGTCCAGATGTGATGGAACCCATCTGGGAATTACTTGCTCTCCACCGATCTCATCATCTGCATCCCGACGACACGCAGTCAGCTGAGTGTCCAGGAGCTACAGGAAGAAACACGTGGCTTAACACAACATCACTGCTGAATAACAATTTAGCTCACCTCTGTATGAGTACTAATTCACTGCTAGCATGTGGAGCTGACTATTCGTTTTATACAGGGTACCTTTGAGCTGGAAAGCAGACCCATACAGCACGTACTGCAGCATGCTGGTCGTGTAGAGAAGTACGCAGCAGGATTTATTGCCAGTACCTTGAGCATGACCTTCAGTAGTATCTGGCTTTCTGGCAGCGCTCCCTCGAGATTGAACCAGCGGTCCAGCACCAAGCCTAGATCAGTCAACACCTCTTTAAGAGGAAGCGTCAAGGACCCCAGGGCCTGGCCCCAGTTGTTGGACAGCTAAATGcatgcacaaaaaaacatttattatatgTGTGTTAAATGCCAGCCCCAAAATGAATGCTGTAACCAAATACAGGGTATGACTTCATTTTATCTACGTGACAGCTATTTAGTGTGAAGCGGCCGAAGTGAAATGTGGGAGTAGAGTAGGAGTAGGAGTAGAAATAGGGTTTGTGATAATGACCTTCACTGTGAGAACTTCATCTCTGGGGTCACGAACCAAAAAGTGGAAGGCTTCATCCCACCGAGGGGATGTGGACCGCTCACAAACCTTGGAAAGGACAGAACAGGATAATTACTCATAAATTATGATAATCAGGATAATTTATGAGGGACTCTAAAcagagtttttcttttgttgcagTCAGATTTTCATCTAAAATATCTGAATCCTACCTTGGTTCTGTGTGAAACACTTTTGAGGATAATATCGGCCCCAGCTTTTGGTTCCTTTCCATTCTTCTTcaactacaataataataatgatacattttatttgtaattctctttttattaaaaaaataataaaaatataaaaatatcagCGTACTACAAATGAAATAAGGAAGTAAAATCTAAAAGTCAAGGAAAATGGCACAAAGAGAAAATTATCAGCGTTGACTCTAGAGAACTAAAAGTCAAACTAGAAAAACAgtcagagtgcagacctccgtcaagctgctcattcccctcataattggatttacaccatccacatggtgatctgaatcatcatcaaaaggttctaaattgttcttcgtatttttatacaccaaccatgaaaagtaaaagtatatcagatttgtgtatttttaagtgatgttcaaatgtaatattttttcctgacctcattctggatcagatccagaagacattttgtatgATAATTCATATGGGACAtcttcatgactgtgatttttggtgagtgcattgaatgcatatttttatatccagactggtatccggatcgctcagAAAACtttatgggatctaagttagaccaaaacccatcttcagatttttttaaaatccagaTTCATcgagcagtttttccataatcctgctaacaaacaaacagacaaacaaacagacaagcgctgtcaaaaacataaccttcttGACAAACGTAACCAGTGGCTGGGACACGATGGTACAAACACTggtataaaaaaacaaatactgcaCTTTTGCACTTTTTGGGACGAGGAATcagataacaaaaaaaacaacaaatatcacCCCAAGGACTCATACAGTAGTTACGATCTCACCGGCAGGCCATGGGCACGCTCCACATACACAAAGAGCACTGCTGCTGATGGCACAACCTTGTTCTGGTATGACTGCTGGGTTTGGTACTGCAGGatctggaggaggtgaaggacagTGAGGTTTTGTAAGGTATGTTGTGCAATAAGAGTTAACTTTATTTTCACAGCAATAAAAAGCACctgagatgttttatttaatgatgtTCAGCAGGTCTCATAAAAACAGCATtattatgcattttaatttcaattgcATTATGCAAAGGGCATAAATAACatgacaacaaacaacaacataacatgcAGAGGAGCTCCACTTCCTCTAGCAGCCTCTGTGTACAATTACAAAAATGACCTCCACATTTCTATTCAGATTTAGTTTAGTGCCTACATCCGAGCGTTATCCCGATGCAGTGTCATTGATGTTGGCCAGTTATGCCATTGCTGTGAGGAAGGTGCTAAATACAGAATCTTACCTGCTCCAGTCTGGGTATTTCGGAGCTTTTGGGCAGCCACTCAAGCACCAGATGAACTCGACCTGACTTCACATCATTTAGAGTATACCACTGTTTTGAGAAGAGTGACACAGAATGgtctgagtaaaaaaaaagaagtaaataGTATGTCTTAAATGACCAGTTCAGTGTCGGTCGCACACCGTATCGCTGAATTGTGTGCTGATGATATCTCGTAGGTTAAGCTTGAACCTGCAAAATCAAGACTTAGTCAATAGTCAAATTCTTTTCAAAGACATATATTCTTTAAATCATTAGAACCATTTAGCCAGATTTATTTGTGTCGTAAAGCACCTCCCGAGGAAGTCATCCTGGTCGAGATCCTTGTCAAACAACTCAAACTGGATCTCCTGACCAGGAAGCTGAGTTAAAATCACCTAAACAGAGGaataaagataataataataataataataaaggtaaGCCTTGTACTTTCTGCAGAGTTGAAGAACAAACAGCTTGAGCATCAAACAATACCTCATAAAGCTCATTCCAGATGGGATTGAGGTTTTCTTTGATGGTGTGGCTACGATAAGTGATCCCAGCCACACGGATTTTGACATAGGGGTCGCTCTTCCCCTTTACCATTCCCCCCATGAAGTTGTCCTTGGCTATCAGGTTTTGGGCCTCCACCAGATGGATGCGCAACACTCCCTGTGGGAACAACAAGGATAGGGAATGTCActgtcgtgtgtgcgtgtgtgtgtgtgaaaagcgGCGCAACTATTTGGTTCTAGGAAACAGCTTTTACCTCAGTTGCAAACTCCTGATCAGGTGTGGTGTGCTGTGGACGTGTCGGTGGAGGTTTGGCTAACCCGCCGGGTCCCATGGGGTTCAGCTCTGACGGGATCCTCCCTTGAGCCATCCCAGACCCGGCGGCTGAGGGCCGAGGAGACGGAGTTGTAGGAGTAGCGTCCTCGCTCAACCACAGGACCTGGTaggagaaaaataattattatagcAAGCAAAACCAGTAAATTACTAGAGTGCATCCGTTTCATGCTTATTTATGGAACTTATTTATAAACACACGCAGTCAGGGTAGATTTAAATCTGAGATCTTGGAACGCTTTTTGTGGGTGTGACACTGAAGCATGTGCCTGAGCCCATAACATCTTTTTGTTAAGATTTCAAAGTCTTCAACGCAGAGTAGGGTCAAAAACAGACCTAAGATCCACGTCTCATATGCTACACTCCCTGACACGTGATTACGCAAAGGGTCAGCAATGTCCAAATACCAACCCGAAGCACTATTTTGACGTAGATGCGGCTGGCAGAGCCGGAATTCTTCAGCTGGAACCACTGATCCATGGTGAGTTCAGGGGTCGACAGAAGACGGATCAGAGAGATGGTCAGGTTGCCCAGGGACAGAACTCTGTCATCGTCTTTCACCTGATTCAAAATATAAAGAGATTGGACAACAGCAGgaagggaaaggagggaggagcagaagaagactGGTTAAAAGGAAGTTTCTGGTTTCCATAAATGAAGTGAGAACGAGAGGAGACACTGATTAAAGCCAGAAGGAACATTAACAAGGCTTTCACTGTACTAATTACTACAACACTCTGGTACTATTTGTGAGTAAAATCTTCACAGCTGCTTTATTTGTTGTGTTCAGTCATTGATGAGCATGACTTACTTGAATGTCGATGTCTTGTTTGCGAGGATCCGGAATAAAAAAGGTAAACGCATCGCCCCACACAGGGCTGTTGGTCCCGTAGCACGTCTGCAGAATGCGAGCGGAAAGTGAATATCCCCACAATCTGACTGGATGAATCTAATACTAACCTTACTCTCTTTAGTCGTATCCTGAACAGAAATCTGCACCATTGGGCTTGGGTCCTTGTTACCTTTTCTCATCTACAACATATCAGATGCATCCACATCAGAAACAGGAGAAAATTTAACAAGTCCCATGAGAAGTCTGTTCGCAATAAATCTTACAGGCAGGTCATGAGCTTGATCGAGATAGATGGCTAGGATGGCGGCAGAGGGAGGATCAGCTGTCTTACTGGTCAAGTTCTGGTTCTTCTGGATCACCTGGAATAAGCAAAGAGCAGAATTTAATCCGAAAAGCCAAAATCCAAACGAGTAGCCACAAAAATGTTCATTTATAGTATCATAAAGTGACGATTAACTGTCTGTCATAATTTCATCTGAAGTTAATCTGTTTATTTGCATTACGGTGAGGTGATACATAAAACATACAGACTTAAAGTAAAGacatgtaaatatattatttcaaatcagcacaaaaaaaagaattactaAAACCAAGTACACAAACTCACAAAGCAGATATTCATTAGATGACAAAAGTGAtcttattataataaataaaacacttaaaaCTCTAAGAATACAAGCTGttatgtgtgttgtgttttatgttaataatatgTTATTGCTGATAGTTTAATCTTCTCTAAGAAAAAGAtcaaaaaattaataaaattgcTTCAAATGAttggaatttaaaaataaatagataaataaatagggAAAAACTGTGTCTATTTCTGCGTGACAATGGATTATTAAATATCCGGTCCCCAGATGTTCTGGTTGAGCGGGTTACGGTCTGTATTCCGTGTCGCCTCAATGTTTCCTGAAATCTTTGTCACATGTTTCCCATTTCTCCACGCAATGAAATTCTACAATACACAGaacaatacaaaaacaattttattttgatCTGATATCTAGTCCACATCCCCAAATCCCTGGCCTCACTGGCCATTAGGCTCACCTCACTCAGCCTGCTTGCAGAGGACAACAGAGAGAGCCATTCCAACCGCAGATGAACACTGCCGGATGGCACGTCCTTCAGATTGAACCACTGTTGACCAAAACCATGTCTCTCATTAAACCCATTTTCCACATCTGACTGATTTCTTTGACGTTGGACAGGATGGCAGGACAGATTAGGATCAGAGCGTATCACGTGGAGGCACATGGAGTCTACAATCACATGCTCAAAGGATTACTGCAGCCTCACTCGCATATTTTCCAACGTGAGACAGTATAATGACGGCAATGATGTCCTTACTCTGGTACAATAATACATCTAAAACCTTCAAATAAGGACCGCTACTTACATCATCCACAACCCTGGCCTTCTTTACAATAGCTAGATCCACCTTGACCCTGAAAGAGGCAGAAGCCATGAATCAACCAGACGTGAAGGGTCAAAGCTTGATGGAATCATGGCCCAACATGGAAATAGCGGAACTGGAACTGACATGAGaatcacagagagacagagcatATAATGAGAATGAATGAGAATGAATCAGCTACCTCCCCAGGAAGTCATCCTGGTCTGGGTCTTTGTCAAATACTTCCACTTCCAACTCCTGACCAGGTACTTCATGGACAATCACCTGACACACGCacataaaatgacaaatacacacaacagaTACACAAATATAGATACAGCCACACACAACACGGTAACTCAAGGACATGCAAAGAGAATCACAACAGCAAGAACATTTCACTATTGTGGTAAGTATTGTATATATTCATCACTTAATATTCATTCGGTGTTTGGGTGACAATTCTTtacccagaaaaaaagaaaaaaggcaaaaTGTCCCTGAGCAAACAGTTTTTGCAAGAATTGCTTATCTGGGCAACAGAGGCTTCCTGCTACCATAGAAGATGATAAGATCtcttatgatgatgaatatatttattagatagaatgttagagtacaagtacagtcacacagtagcatgtattacagtatctCTGAGCTGATATATTTGCTGGTAAAAGCAATGACACAAACACCACGCTATAACTTTGCTAACACCTTCTAGGAAGACCCCATTTCTATTGTGTTCTGGTGGCATTCAAAATGTCTTATAAAGCATTCATTGTTCATTCTGGTTACATTCCTAAACGAAGCCCTCCCTGACATACAGACACACTCCACTGGTGCATTTTATTGAAAGAAGGCAGAAGTTATTTGCTCCTGATCGATTGCGAACTAAAATTTAATTCCCCATTGCATGAGAGATGTTAGCATAAAGtttgtcaaaaaaaatattacaatggTTTTTGAGTCTGGAAACAAAATATGAAAGGCAGACAGAAGGATGGAATCACTTTGTTGTTGGGGCGGGATCTTAAGGATGCTGTTGAGTCTGAAGCTACAGAGCGACTGATGGCGCTCATAACACATTAGGACAAACTATTATTACATACTA is a genomic window of Brachionichthys hirsutus isolate HB-005 chromosome 2, CSIRO-AGI_Bhir_v1, whole genome shotgun sequence containing:
- the esyt1a gene encoding extended synaptotagmin-1; translated protein: MTSADADPGVERGATIAAAGERAAGVLRSFGKYLGALLPVYLAGYFGFGISVVLLGLMIYMGWKHSRLKKVLRLKSAVYLLENERAFTSESVRDLPPWVSFPDVEKVEWFNKIVQQAWPFIGQYMEKLLVETIAPAIRASSIHLQTLSFTKVNIGDKAVKVVGVKAHTELDRRQVILDLYLSYAGDVEVNVEIKKYFCKAGVKGVQLHGKLRVILEPLIGDMPLVGAITMFFICRPKLDINWTGLTNLLDIPGLNAMSDTMIMDAIASYLVLPNRLTVPLVADLQVAQLRSPLPRGVVRIHLVEAEDLTAKDTVIKGLIDGKSDPYAVLRVGTQIFTSHHVDSNLNPQWREMYEVIVHEVPGQELEVEVFDKDPDQDDFLGRVKVDLAIVKKARVVDDWFNLKDVPSGSVHLRLEWLSLLSSASRLSEVIQKNQNLTSKTADPPSAAILAIYLDQAHDLPMRKGNKDPSPMVQISVQDTTKESKTCYGTNSPVWGDAFTFFIPDPRKQDIDIQVKDDDRVLSLGNLTISLIRLLSTPELTMDQWFQLKNSGSASRIYVKIVLRVLWLSEDATPTTPSPRPSAAGSGMAQGRIPSELNPMGPGGLAKPPPTRPQHTTPDQEFATEGVLRIHLVEAQNLIAKDNFMGGMVKGKSDPYVKIRVAGITYRSHTIKENLNPIWNELYEVILTQLPGQEIQFELFDKDLDQDDFLGRFKLNLRDIISTQFSDTWYTLNDVKSGRVHLVLEWLPKSSEIPRLEQILQYQTQQSYQNKVVPSAAVLFVYVERAHGLPLKKNGKEPKAGADIILKSVSHRTKVCERSTSPRWDEAFHFLVRDPRDEVLTVKLSNNWGQALGSLTLPLKEVLTDLGLVLDRWFNLEGALPESQILLKVMLKLLDTQLTACRRDADDEIGGEQVIPRWVPSHLDIRPRNAFSVPGETGSTAGQVKLTIGYSTEESRLLITIHSCRALASCSKDGADSYVTFILLPDKKSTTKRRTATKKRDLNPEFNERFDFDFTLEESIQRRLDLSVKNSVSFMSRERELIGKLQLDLDQIDLKAAVTQWYDLVAEAN